A window from Solanum stenotomum isolate F172 chromosome 5, ASM1918654v1, whole genome shotgun sequence encodes these proteins:
- the LOC125865918 gene encoding DNA-3-methyladenine glycosylase, translating into MTLCYGSCQSCTLICHFNANINPMKKTHRLKSDSNHDITVQKFATKTKASSSKRFKNKHKSKEYSKPISESEENLPIPQINATLIAFLDKNPILSRNFYQIDALDLAPRLLGKFLRRDDVVLQITEVEAYRPNDSACHGRFGKTARTAPVFGPGGHAYVYLCYGLHMMLNVVADKEEAGAAVLIRSCAPIYGLGTIQQRRGLKTEKPVLLAGPGKVGQALGLSTEWSSHALYTAGGLELLDGPEPEHILVGPRVGIEYALPEHVNALWRFAIAGSSWISAPKKTLRPL; encoded by the exons ATGACCCTATGCTATGGTTCTTGTCAAAGTTGCACACTAATCTGCCATTTCAATGCTAATATTAATCCAATGAAGAAAACCCATCGGCTAAAAAGCGATTCAAATCACGATATTACTGTTCAGAAATTTGCCACCAAAACCAAAGCTTCATCATCCAAAAGATTCAAAAACAAGCACAAATCAAAAGAATATTCAAAACCCATCTCAGAATCTGAAGAAAACCTCCCAATACCTCAAATTAACGCTACCCTTATAGCTTTCTTGGATAAAAATCCAATCTTGAGTCGAAATTTTTACCAAATTGATGCTCTTGATCTTGCCCCACGTTTGCTTGGCAAGTTTCTTAGGAGGGATGATGTTGTTCTTCAGATAACTGAG GTGGAAGCTTATAGGCCAAATGATTCAGCTTGTCATGGTCGATTTGGGAAAACAGCTAGGACTGCCCCTGTT TTTGGTCCTGGTGGTCATGCATATGTCTACCTCTGCTACGGTCTCCACATGATGCTCAATGTTGTAGCAGACAAGGAAGAAGCTGGAGCTGCTGTATTGATTCGTTCCTGCGCTCCCATCTACG GTCTGGGTACTATTCAGCAGCGTCGGGGTTTAAAAACTGAGAAACCTGTTCTTCTTGCAGGTCCTGGAAAG GTTGGTCAAGCACTAGGACTCTCAACAGAATGGTCTAGCCACGCTCTATATACTGCTG GCGGTTTAGAACTCTTAGATGGGCCAGAACCAGAACATATACTTGTTGGTCCAAGAGTTGGTATAGAGTATGCTTTGCCAGAACATGTTAATGCATTGTGGAGATTTGCAATCGCCGGTTCTTCATGGATCAGTGCCCCAAAAAAGACTCTCAGACCTCTTTAG
- the LOC125866115 gene encoding protein trichome birefringence-like → MAETAKYAAINGGTLFTDMKIQLSLPKTKRTVACAYGFVFIFIVVTTFLAFSPSPNSSSPWFTNIFSLSKEDVGTSYRSQFSSVFSNLFPRSSKNNFEQPHLDKKGLIVEKSENYTQNDDKGGVLENPFNSSSVLSDKESSVVKNETLSEVFDDKVGILMGNQTFDDKVGIFKANQSSIEGSKSAAAVNQTESRYFDDKVGIFKANQSTIEKKSAPKFSSKGKSANVDKERDVDLVKSLLNCDFFDGNWVKDESYPLYKPGSCSLIDEQFNCFLNDRPDSGYLKMKWKPNACSLPRLNATHMLQLLRGKRLVFVGDSLNRNMWESLICILKNSVKNQKKVYEESGRHHFRTEAFYSFIFEEYKCRVEFFVSPFLVQQWEVADKKGGKKETLRLDLIGESADKYKDADILVFNTGHWWTHEKTSLGKDYYQEGNHVHNELNVLEAFRRALTTWGRWIDAHINPKKTFVLFRGYSASHFSGGQWNSGGACDSETEPIKNDTYLTPYPSKMKVLEDVFKGMKTRVSYLNITRMTDYRKDGHPSIYRKPNLTLKERRSQWRYQDCSHWCLPGVPDAWNELLYAELLVRLHQKQQEKKS, encoded by the exons ATGGCAGAAACAGCAAAATATGCAGCTATTAATGGTGGAACTCTGTTTACAGACATGAAAATTCAGTTGTCTCTTCCCAAAACTAAAAGAACTGTGGCTTGTGCATATGGGTTTGTGTTTATTTTCATTGTTGTTACTACTTTCTTGGCTTTTAGTCCTTCACCAAACTCTTCTTCACCATGGTTTACtaacattttttctttaagtAAAGAAGATGTTGGTACTTCTTATAGATCTCAGTTTTCTTCTGTTTTCTCTAATCTTTTTCCAAGAAGTTCAAAAAACAATTTTGAGCAACCCCATTTGGATAAAAAGGGACTAATTGTTGAAAAGAGTGAAAATTATACTCAGAATGATGATAAAGGTGGAGTCTTGGAAAACCCCTTTAATTCTTCTTCTGTGTTGAGTGATAAAGAATCATCAGTTGTGAAGAATGAGACTTTAAGTGAAGTTTTTGATGATAAAGTTGGAATCTTGATGGGAAATCAGACTTTTGATGATAAAGTTGGAATCTTTAAGGCAAATCAGAGCTCAATTGAGGGTTCTAAGTCTGCTGCAGCTGTGAATCAGACTGAAAGTAGATATTTTGATGATAAAGTTGGAATCTTTAAGGCAAATCAGAGCACAATTGAGAAAAAATCAGCACCAAAGTTCTCTTCTAAGGGAAAAAGTGCAAATGTGGACAAGGAAAGAGATGTTGATTTGGTTAAGTCTTTGTTGAATTGTGATTTCTTTGATGGGAATTGGGTGAAAGATGAATCTTACCCTTTGTATAAACCTGGTTCTTGTTCACTTATTGATGAGCAATTCAATTGTTTTCTCAATGATAGGCCTGACAGTGGTTACTTGAAGATGAAATGGAAACCCAATGCATGTAGTCTTCCTAG ATTGAATGCCACTCATATGCTGCAATTGTTAAGAGGAAAGCGTCTCGTTTTCGTTGGTGATTCTTTGAATAGGAATATGTGGGAATCCCTTATTTGTATACTTAAAAACTCTgtaaaaaatcagaaaaaggtTTATGAAGAATCTGGAAGACACCATTTCAGGACAGAAGCTTTCTATTCGTTTATATTCGAA GAGTATAAATGCAGAGTGGAGTTCTTTGTGTCTCCATTCTTGGTTCAACAATGGGAAGTTGCTGATAAAAAAGGAGGGAAGAAAGAAACGCTTCGACTTGATTTGATCGGAGAGTCTGCTGATAAGTATAAAGACGCGGATATCTTAGTCTTCAACACTGGTCACTGGTGGACTCACGAGAAGACTTCGTTAGG GAAGGACTATTATCAAGAAGGAAACCATGTCCACAACGAACTAAACGTTCTTGAGGCCTTTCGGAGAGCATTAACAACATGGGGTAGATGGATCGATGCTCATATCAATCCCAAGAAGACGTTCGTTCTCTTCAGAGGTTATTCTGCTTCTCATTTCAG TGGCGGGCAATGGAATTCTGGCGGGGCGTGTGACAGTGAAACAGAACCAATAAAGAACGACACATATTTGACCCCGTATCCATCCAAGATGAAGGTACTAGAAGACGTCTTCAAAGGGATGAAAACTCGAGTCTCGTATCTCAACATCACAAGAATGACGGACTATAGAAAAGACGGTCATCCATCGATATATAGGAAACCAAATTTGACACTCAAAGAGAGGAGATCACAATGGAGGTATCAAGATTGTAGCCATTGGTGCCTTCCCGGTGTACCCGATGCTTGGAATGAGCTCTTATATGCTGAACTTCTGGTaagattacaccaaaaacaacAAGAGAAAAAGTCATAG
- the LOC125864217 gene encoding E3 ubiquitin-protein ligase SINAT2-like — protein MAPGGGVSSCKELVESWQKISRFDTTKTHDELEKSITCIGEKFQKCSIHELLECPICKRSMYPPFYQCPNGHTLCTNCKTEAQNYCPTCQVELGNIRCLALEKVAESLELPCRHQNLGCHKILPYHRKLKHERRCKFRPYHCPYAGSECSIKGDIPTLMLHLKEDHKVDMHTGCTFNHRYVKSNAQQVDNAIWMLTVFDCFGRQFVLHFEAFSLGMTPVYIAFLRFMGEDNEAKMFNYSLEVGGFGRKLTWQGVPRSIRDSHRKIRDCQDGLIIPRTLAFFFSGGNGEELMLKVIGRIWKEYSTS, from the exons atggCTCCTGGTGGTGGTGTTAGTAGTTGCAAAGAACTTGTAGAATCGTGGcaaaaaatttcaagatttGATACAACAAAGACACATGATGAGCTTGAGAAAAGTATTACATGTATTGGTGAAAAGTTTCAAAAGTGTTCAATCCATGAGTTGCTTGAGTGTCCAATTTGTAAAAGGTCCATGTATCCTCCATTTTACCAG TGTCCAAATGGTCATACACTATGCACAAACTGCAAAACTGAAGCACAAAATTACTGTCCAACTTGCCAAGTTGAACTTGGAAACATAAGGTGTTTAGCCTTAGAGAAAGTAGCAGAGTCACTGGAATTGCCCTGCAGACATCAAAATCTTGGCTGTCACAAAATATTACCTTACCATCGAAAGCTCAAACACGAAAGACGTTGCAAATTTAGGCCTTACCACTGTCCTTACGCGGGATCAGAATGCTCGATAAAAGGGGACATTCCAACACTCATGTTGCATCTCAAGGAGGATCACAAAGTTGATATGCATACAGGATGCACGTTCAATCATCGATATGTTAAATCAAATGCACAACAAGTTGACAATGCAATATGGATGCTAACA GTTTTCGACTGTTTTGGAAGGCAATTCGTCTTACATTTTGAGGCGTTTTCACTAGGTATGACACCGGTATACATAGCATTTCTACGATTCATGGGAGAGGACAACGAGGCCAAAATGTTCAACTATAGTCTAGAAGTTGGTGGTTTTGGCCGTAAGTTAACATGGCAAGGTGTTCCTAGGAGTATAAGAGACAGTCATAGAAAAATTCGCGATTGTCAAGATGGACTTATTATTCCGAGAACCTTGGCATTTTTCTTCTCAGGTGGGAATGGAGAAGAGCTTATGTTGAAGGTCATAGGTCGTATATGGAAGGAGTATTCGACTAGTTAA